DNA sequence from the Arthrobacter sp. V1I9 genome:
TCGTGCAGGAAGAAGCGGAACGGGCAGGACCTGCCGCCCGGCGCGCCGGAGCGTCCATCCTCCTCGGCAGCGCGCCCGGGCAGTCCGCGCTCATCACCTGCAACCCGGACCACCTTGCACAGATGGTGGGAGAACTGCTGAACAACGCCATCAAATACGCGGGCCGTGCGCGCATATCAGTTGCTGTCCGCGTGCGAGGCGCCACCGTGGTTATTGAAGTGTCCGACGACGGGCCTGGGCTTTCGTCCGACCAGAGGGCTGCTGCCACCAATAGGTTTTGGCGCTCGCCACAGCACCGGGACATCAGCGGCAACGGCCTGGGCATGACCATTGTGGAGAAGCTGGCCGTCGCCAACGGGGGGCGCCTGCTGCTTGGCGAGGCCCCGCCGCACGGTTTGGCCGTTTCCCTGGAGTTTCCGCGTGCTCCCGAAGGCCCCTTCCCTGGCCCCGAGGGGGCGCCGCATGACTGACCCGTCCTTGAATCTGCTGTCGAGGCGCGGGGCCCTCAAAGCCGGGGTTGCCGCCGGGTTCGCCGGCCTGCTGCTGCCAGCGCTGGGCGCCTGTACTGCACACGAACGGCCGGATTCCGTCACCGTTGCCGGCGGCGAAGCGGGCGGCTTTTACCTGGAGTTCGCGACCCTGTTGGCGGCATCCCTGCAGCGCCATGGTGTGGCGCGGAACGCCACGGCGCTGACCACCGGCGGCAGCCTGGACAACCTCGAACAGCTCCTGAACGGGAAGGCCACGATCGCCGTCGCTCTCGCCGATGCCGCAGCCCAAAGCCAAACGGGGAGCATCTCGTCCGACGCCGGAATCACGGCCCTCGGAAGGGTTTACGAAAACTACGTCCACTGCGTGGTCCGAAGGGCCAGCGGCATTCGGACTATTGCCGAGCTGGCCGGAAAGACGGTTGCAGTGGGCGAGCCGGGCTCGGGGACGTCCCTGACGACTCCCCGCCTGATCGACGCTGCCGGGCTCAGTCCCGTCGCTGCCGGCACAGGTTCTGCCGTGCCTGCCGGACAGGCCGTCACCGTCTTGAATCTGGGCCTCAATGACGGGCTGACGGCGCTGCGGGAGGGAGCAGTGGACGCCTTGTTCTGGTCCGGCGGTGTTCCCACAGCGGCCATCGCTGCTGCCCATAACGACGTCGGGCTCAATTTCCTGGAACTCTCCGCGCTGCTTCCGGCGCTGCGGGCAAAGTACGGCGTTTTCTATGACAGCGTGCTGATACCCGAGGGAGCCTACGAAGCAGTTCCCGCCGTGTGGACCGTCGGTGTGACAAATCTGCTGCTATGCCGGAGCGACCTGGCTGACGCGACTGTCAAAAGGATAGTTGAGCTGGTGGTGGGCCACGCGGAGGAGCTTATTCCCCAGTCCAGCCTGGGTGTCCAGTTCCTCAGCCCGGAAACCTTGATCAACACGGCGGGCATTCCGTTGCACCCGGCGGCCGCCGACGCCTACCGGCAGCTCCATGGCTGAACGCCCGCGCACTAGATGCACCAAACCCGGGAACGCCCCCTCACTTAACACACCAATCCCGGGAACGCCCGCTCATCACCTTCCGCCAGCTAGCCGAAAAGTTTCCCGCACCTCCTGAGCGAGCGTTCCGGGAAAATCGGCAAAACCTGAGCGAGCGTTCGGGGAAAACCAGCCATACGTGGGAGGGCGTTGGGTCAGCTCCCCGAGTGCGCCTGCAGGAAGCTGTACACCTCGGTCTCGTCCACGCCGGGGAACGCGCCCGGGGGCATGGCGGCCAGCAGGTGCGAATGTGCCCGGGCCGAAGGCCATGCGTTCCCGGCCCACTCGGACGTCAAGGATTCAGGCGGGCGCTTGCAGCAGGTGGGATCCGGGCAGTTGGAAGTAGCCCGCGCCGTTGTCTCCCGCCCGCGGAACCACTTCACGTGCTGGTACGGCACGCCGATACTCAGCGAAAACTCACCGCTCGCCGAGCGTTCGGTGCGGGCGGTGCACCAGTACGTACCGGACGCTGTGTCCGTGTACTGGCTGTAGGCGCTGAACTTGTCCGGCACGTCGAACACAGCCCGCGATGTCCACGCCTTGCACGACGGTTGTCCCTCGATGGCGCCGGTGTGGTCTTGCGGAAAGTTCACGCCGTCGTTCTCGTAGGCCTTGTAGATGATCCCACTCTGGTGCGTCTTCTGGAAATGCGTGGTGATGCCCAAATGCTTCGTGGCCAGGTTGGTAAAGCGGTGGGCCGCGGTCTCATAGGACACGGCGAAGGCGTCCCGGATATCCTCGACCGCAATTTCCTTCGCCGCCTTGGCTTTTTGCAAAAATTCCACTGTTGCCTGCTCAGGGAGGAGGAGAGCGGCGGCGAAATAGTTGGTCGCCACCCGCTGGGCGAGGAAATCACCATAGTTCCGGGGCGTTCCGTGTCCCAGCACGTAGTGTCCGAGGGCCTGGAGGAGCACCGACCGGGGGTCGTGGTCCTGCCGCTGGCTTTGGGTCAGGTAAATTCTGCGGTTCTTCAAATCTGTTACCGAGCGCGTGGAATGCGGCAGGTCACCCACGTGGTGGAGGGTAAATCCGAGATGGGCAGCGATGTCCGCGATCACATGTTGGCTTAGGGGCCCGGTGGTGTAACCCACCTCCTTGAGGACCTTCTGCGCCTCCAGTTCGTACTCCGGAAAGTAGTTGCCCCGCTCACGCATCATGGCACGCA
Encoded proteins:
- a CDS encoding helix-turn-helix transcriptional regulator; translated protein: MRFFAYPSEMSPSSWNREVLQPPPSAATAELDVISLGRRVRHLRKQAGLTLDDLSAAVGTAPSQLSLIENGKREPKLGLLQHLAAALNVGIDQLLGAEPPSRRAALEIELERYQRGPLYESLNLPRIRISSRLPLDVLEAQVGLLHELERKMNEQVATPEEARRANGELRAMMRERGNYFPEYELEAQKVLKEVGYTTGPLSQHVIADIAAHLGFTLHHVGDLPHSTRSVTDLKNRRIYLTQSQRQDHDPRSVLLQALGHYVLGHGTPRNYGDFLAQRVATNYFAAALLLPEQATVEFLQKAKAAKEIAVEDIRDAFAVSYETAAHRFTNLATKHLGITTHFQKTHQSGIIYKAYENDGVNFPQDHTGAIEGQPSCKAWTSRAVFDVPDKFSAYSQYTDTASGTYWCTARTERSASGEFSLSIGVPYQHVKWFRGRETTARATSNCPDPTCCKRPPESLTSEWAGNAWPSARAHSHLLAAMPPGAFPGVDETEVYSFLQAHSGS
- a CDS encoding TAXI family TRAP transporter solute-binding subunit; amino-acid sequence: MTDPSLNLLSRRGALKAGVAAGFAGLLLPALGACTAHERPDSVTVAGGEAGGFYLEFATLLAASLQRHGVARNATALTTGGSLDNLEQLLNGKATIAVALADAAAQSQTGSISSDAGITALGRVYENYVHCVVRRASGIRTIAELAGKTVAVGEPGSGTSLTTPRLIDAAGLSPVAAGTGSAVPAGQAVTVLNLGLNDGLTALREGAVDALFWSGGVPTAAIAAAHNDVGLNFLELSALLPALRAKYGVFYDSVLIPEGAYEAVPAVWTVGVTNLLLCRSDLADATVKRIVELVVGHAEELIPQSSLGVQFLSPETLINTAGIPLHPAAADAYRQLHG